The proteins below are encoded in one region of Hordeum vulgare subsp. vulgare chromosome 3H, MorexV3_pseudomolecules_assembly, whole genome shotgun sequence:
- the LOC123441802 gene encoding uncharacterized protein LOC123441802, protein MSAAASSSAVKRHGRKMLGPSPASMALAASYPPLASSPRTVAHSVQPPAGMLPLVPCPSCGIRSTIRLVSKSETNPGRIFYKCPNHHIPPNPCQHYYWEDGPDNYFDFLVRGGYISHGLSSFDSAGVIASEVIEVQEECAGAMQSTVETVMNADVLKKMNELIFLCKSILSALVVLIAVVVYVGFKK, encoded by the exons ATGTCCGCCGCCGCTAGCTCCTCTGCGGTGAAGCGCCACGGGAGGAAGATGCTTGGTCCATCGCCGGCATCCATGGCCTTGGCAGCGTCGTATCCACCGCTGGCATCTTCACCGAGGACAGTAGCTCATTCGGTGCAGCCGCCGGCGGGGATGCTGCCGTTGGTACCTTGCCCTAGCTGCGGCATTCGGTCTACAATTCGTCTTGTGTCAAAATCGGAGACAAATCCTGGCAGGATTTTCTACAAGTGCCCCAATCATCAT ATTCCACCAAATCCTTGCCAACATTATTACTGGGAAGATGGACCAGACAACTATTTTGATTTTTTGGTGAGAGGTGGGTACATCAGCCATGGATTGAGCAGTTTTGATTCGGCTGGTGTCATTGCAAGTGAAGTGATAGAAGTGCAAGAGGAATGTGCAGGAGCAATGCAGAGCACTGTTGAGACTGTGATGAATGCGGATGTACTGAAGAAGATGAATGAGCTTATTTTTCTTTGTAAGAGTATTCTCAGTGCACTTGTTGTATTGATTGCAGTAGTGGTGTATGTAGGTTTTAAGAAGTGA